The genomic segment cggatattactgtagtatttactatagtattttaGTTTATTATCTTTCAAATAGAAGTGGAGGCTTTttccttgaggaaacctactggagaaatactaaaagagaacattttccataacctgtaggtaggtaggtaggacagGGGTCTGAGAAGATATAGAAAaaagcagaagctctgaactaacCTAGCACAAATGTGGATATGGGGAGGGGAATGGTTAGGGGttatgcaaattaaatactgtagtatttactatcaTTAAAgtctagtgtttttgcagactgtagtgtttttggggACAATACTGTAGAATTTACTCAGGTTTTTTTCATATAATACTGCAGTATACTCCAACattaagtactacacatgatcgagggatactacagtgtatagtattgtacagtatactacagtttactacagaattctatagtcactactgtagtattctatagtaaactgcaGTATTTTTTaatgtgggcacacacacactctttactGTAGTACTTACCCTGGGGATGACCCAGATGAAGAGGATGAGCAGACTCAGGAGAAGCACAGAGCCAGCAGTGACAGCTGAGACCAGGACCAGATACCAGGACATTCCTAGCCCTGAGGATGCGTCATTCTGGTCACACTCCTCATCTGTGGCACAGCAACACACCAGGGTAGCAGACATTTTAATTCAGTTCAGTCCAATACAACTCAACAAACTGACCAGTTTGAACTTGTTAAGAAGTTACAGCCTGGTAGCTCAAATTAGGATTAGTTCCTATGAGACTGTGCTGCTCAGAGATCACATTAAGACAATGGTCCTGAATCGTTCCCTAACCCTCCTCTTGACCCCATTACCATTCAATATTTGTAGATCTGAAGGATCGTGATAGGTATAACCAGTGGAGCAGCTTCCAACGTACAGATCTGTATCCAGGACATACATGCCAGGCAGTGTCCGAGAAAGGCCAGAAAAATTGCCGTCCAGCAGACAGTACCGGTCCATAAAGGCTCAGACCAacaggctcctaaacagcttctgtcCCCTgaccataagactgttaaatggtTCATAACTACTGCTCCCCCTTTGTATTAGATGTATTcctaccactacactgctgttcatGGATTACTGATTACCATTCATATCCATTTATCCAGCTCCTTATCTTATTTCTCATGTTGTTTTCTATTTAATTGcttattagttatactattttgATATTGAATGCTGCACTGTAGGATAAGGCTGGCAAGTTAAACATTTCACTGTGCTTGAGCATATGACCACAAAAAACTTGAACATTGAAGGGTGCAGTAAGTGCCAAATGGATGGTTAGGGAACGAATCAGGACTGGCTGAGACACTCACCATTCACCACCAGCAAAACAGCTCCTTCCCCCTCAGTCTTCTCAATCTTGTTTTTCTTAtaaacactgtacacacaccagAAGGCCCCAGAGTCTTCTGTGGTCAGGTTTGTGATGGTGATGTCCATTTTGTTGAGTCTTCCGTTAGTCGTCAATCTGAGTTTGAACCTCTCGTGGAGGGTTAATTTTTCTGTTTCCTGGTGAAAGTAGAGGACTAGAATCTCTTTTGTTAGGCGCATGTACACACTCAGGTTTTCTTGGTCTGGCAGAGAGGTGCTGCAGTGGATGGTCATAGTGTCTCCCTCCTGCTTTCGGACCAGCAGTCCCTTGCTCCCTTTCATGAGCAGATGGGAGAATGGAAGAAAAacacacaaatcaaattttatttgtcacatacacatggttagcagatgttaatgcgagtgtagcgaaatgctacaCATATGTGTCAGATCTTTTGTTTTAAGGATAAGCCAATACCAACCAATTAAGGAGATCTTTACTACCCAAAACTAGTTTCACACAAGTCTGGGTCTATTTTTGGAAATGGATTATGAATACAAGGAACCATCTACTACTCTCATTTGAATATTATGCTTGAAAAGTAAATGACTTGAAAACAGCATCTGTATATCTGTGATATTGCAACTCTAGATTACAGTGGACTCTAGATTACAGTTGGACTCCTGAAAAAGGCAATGGCTTGGGACTGTTGTGCCAGATATGCAGTTATCAGGAGCAAGCTATTGAAAATCATGTCATTGAAATGAGACTGGAAAACTGTATTGTACTTATTCAAAGTGCGCTTATCAGGAGTCGACTGTAcataatatattttaaatgtaaaaTTGACTAGgtgaaatgttaaataaaaaaacacccCTTTCCATGAACTAAAAAGGATGTCCACCTCCCAATAGAAAACTAAAATAAACACCACTCACCTTTCTCAGCCAAGGTGCAGCAAAGAAGGCAGAGGAAGATTGCACAACACAGACAGAGTGCAGACATCCTGCCAATACAAGATCTTCACATCACAACTAAACTGAGCCTTCAAATGACAGGAAATATACAGAATGTCTATACCACAGTGGTGTCTGCTCTAGAACCTCTCCACCAATAGGAACACGAAGTAGGCCTACTTGTGTGTGATACAGTCATAGGTTAGGGATAAATGAGGTTAAACAACAAAACACAATTATTTTCAGAGCATTAATTTGTGGGTTTGTCATTCAAAGACAGTCACTTCAAGTACAACTGGAATGGAACGCTACAACAACCACTTCAAATGGACACACGCCATCAACTTTTCAAAGTTAGTTCACACTGTTGTGACCTGTTATTAGGGAGACTATAGGCAGGTAAATATAACAAACCAGAGTGTGTGACAATGACTTCTAACTCTACTGATGCTTTCTATGTGCAACCTGGGTTCAGGTGATGTGCATAACACTAGACTCCCTACTCCCAGAatggttcactacataacatatcctctactctcagacatgatagaggtgaatggttcactacataacatatcctctactctcagacatgatagaggtgaatggttcactacataacatatcctctactctcagacatgatagaggtgaatggttcactacataacatatcctctactctcagacatgatagaggtgaatggttcactacataacatatcctctactctcagacatgatagaggtgaatggttcactacataacatatcctctactctcagacatgatagaggtgaatggttcactacataacatatcctctactctcagacatgatagaggtgaatggttcactacataacatatcctctactctcagacatgatagaggtgaatggttcactacataacatatcctctactctcagacatgatagaggtgaatggttcactacataacatatcctctactctcagacatgatagaggtgaatggttcactacataacatatcctctactctcagacatgatagaggtgaatggttcactacataacatatcctctactctcagacatgatagaggtgaatggttcactacataacatatcctctactctcagacatgatagaggtgaatggttcactacataacatatcctctactctcagacatgatagaggtgaatggttcactacataacatatcctctactctcagacatgatagaggaatgaatggttcactacataacatatcctctactctcagacatgatagaggtgaatggttcactacataacatatcctctactctcagacatgatagaggtgaatggttcactacataacatatcctctactctcagacatgatagaggtgaatggttcactacataacatatatCCTCTCAGACATGATAGAGGTGAATGGTTCAGACATATGATCAGAGGTGAatggttcactacataacatatcctctactctcagacatgatagaggtgaatggttcactacataacatatcctctactctcagacatgatagaggtgaatggttcactacataacatatcctctactctcagacatgatagaggtgaatggttcactacataacatatcctctactctcagacatgatagaggtgaatggttcactacataacatatcctctactctcag from the Oncorhynchus tshawytscha isolate Ot180627B unplaced genomic scaffold, Otsh_v2.0 Un_contig_15300_pilon_pilon, whole genome shotgun sequence genome contains:
- the LOC121843358 gene encoding uncharacterized protein LOC121843358, producing MSALCLCCAIFLCLLCCTLAEKGSKGLLVRKQEGDTMTIHCSTSLPDQENLSVYMRLTKEILVLYFHQETEKLTLHERFKLRLTTNGRLNKMDITITNLTTEDSGAFWCVYSVYKKNKIEKTEGEGAVLLVVNDEECDQNDASSGLGMSWYLVLVSAVTAGSVLLLSLLILFIWVIPRLKAWRATIRPTQGKSSDVYEDMRTTIRRAHPPQMGY